GTATTTCCCTTTAAAGTTAGTCTGAATATCAGGAAGGACTTTCAATACAATAATCGCGCAGACCAACATCATGCCTGCGGCGATATAGTACATTTCACGCCAACCGAACAGCTCGCCGACAAATCCGCTGACGACGCGTGAAGCCAGTATGCCGGTCAGCAGTCCTGAAAGTACGATTCCTACGTTCCTGCCTTTATGTTCGGGACGTGAGAATTGGGCGGCTATGGGAATGAATATCTGCGGAATCATGGAACAGGCTCCCGTAAGGAATGAGGCAACAAGTATCAGGTGGATGTTATGCGTCAAGGCAATAGTCAGCAGGGAGAATATCAGGACGGTAAAGTTGGCGAGAATGATTTTCTTCCGTTGGCACAAATCACCTAAGGGAGTGATAAACAACAGTCCGGCTGCATAGCCAATCTGTGTGACCATGGCAATCAGGTTGGTTCGGAACTCTGATATACCGAGTTCATGGCGTATCATATTCAGAAGAGGTTGGACATAATAGATATTGGCTACCGAGATACCCGCCACGATAGCAAGTGTCCAGAGGATAGACGCCGGTAGTCCCCCGTTTTCTTTTAATGGCTGTTTCATGCCGCAAAGATAGTAAAATTGATGCTCACTCAATGAAGAAAGTAGTGGAAACTGTATTGCCTTCCCCGTCTACTGCTGTCAAAGAATGTTTTCCGGGAGCGGGTTGCAGGGAAATCTTGTGGAAATCCTGCGTTTGCGTCAGATAGGTGTCATCGAGATGCCAGAATAAGGTGGCATTGGGGTCGTTGTGTGCCAATTCGACGGTCATGAATCCTTTGCTGCCGTCCAGTTGTTTCGGCAATTTGATGTGCGCATTTATCGGGGGATAGATGAATTGCATAGGCTGGAAAGTGTCTTCCCCGCAACCTGCTTTGAAAGGGGGGAGGGGGCTGTATTCGGGATGGTGTTGCTTATAATACCATTCCCATACGGGGGGAAGGGTAAACCATGACTTTTGAAGGGTAGGTTCTGTGTTGGCACAGTTCTCATAGACACGGTGCTTTTCGTCGGCGGATAATGTGATTAGATGATGGTAGGGGCAAGCGTCCGTGCGCAGTCCGGCAGGAAGAATAAGGATTGTGTCCGTTTCTTCGCAGAATCTACCTTTCAAATGCCCTGACTGGCGGCATACTTCTGCATCCACAAAAACACCGGTCGGGCGTTCAAACCAGGATGAAGCAGGAAGATAATTGAATATATCAAATAATACGGGGCCTGCCGTTTGCGCACCGACCAGTCCCGGCTTTCCTTCACCGGTTGCATTTCCTACCCATACCCCGACTGCATAGCGAGGGGTGACCCCGACTGCCCAGGCATCCCGGAATCCATAACTGGTTCCTGTCTTCCAGGCAATGGTTTGCATGGACGGGATAGATTTCCAGTCGATTTCTTCGGGACGATTGACTTCTTTCAGGGCATCGAATGTTTGCCACACAGCGCCTTTGTCCCAAATGAAATTCTTCTGAGTACCTTTCTGAATAGTTTCGTTTTCTTCTTCTTTCTCTTCTCCTTTCGCCATTATCATCACAGATTCTTTCTTTTCAGAGAGCTTTGAATCCGGGTGAGGAATGAGGCTCTGTCCCATTTGGGCATAGGCATTCGTCACATTCCATAAGGTCGCTTCCGCTCCCCCTAAAATTAAAGATAATCCATAATGAGACGAAGACCGGGTGATTGTCTTGAATCCGGTCTGTTGCAGGAAATTATGAAACTTAGGTACTCCATATTTTTGCAGCATCGTCACGGCGGGAATATTCAATGAACGGGCAAGCGCTTCCGAAGCCGGGACAGCTCCTTCATATTGCATGCTGAAATTCTGAGGAGTAAAGCCGTTTATATTAATAGGTATATCCGGCAATAACATATCGGGCAATAAAGAACCTTCCTGCAACATGGCATAATATAGAAAAGGTTTTAAAATACTGCCTGTACTCCTGGGAGCTTGAATCACGTCAACTTGATTGCCACCCTGCTTTCGGTCGAAATGTACATTCCCACAATAAGCTATCACCTGATTGGCGGGTATATCAATCACTAGAACAGCCAAATTACGAATATCACTCCGGTTGAACTCATTGCTCCAACGTTCTGCTAACTCCTCTATGTGAGTCTGCATTCCCCGGTCGATGGTAGAACGGGTATATTGTCCGTTTCTCTCCTTATAAAAACGGCTGACCAAATGGGGAGCTATCTGCGGAAGAGGATGCGGCTCGTCGGGAAGCGGTTCGGTAATAGCCAGTTCATAGGTCGATGAATCTATGATTTTCTTTTCCAGGAGTTGTTTCAATAATCGGTTTCGTTTGGAAAGCAGCATCTTCCGTCCTTTGGATAGATGAATCATAGCGGGAGCATTGGGAAGTACGGCAAGCATGGCAGATTCCGCCCATGACAGGTCTTCCGCCGAATGCCCGAAATACCGCCAGGCTGCTGCATCCAGTCCTACTACATTGCCGCCGAAAGGTGCATGAGATACATACATGGATAAGATTTCTTCTTTGGAAGCCCGGAATTCGAGCCGGGTAGCCCAAATCATTTCGATAACTTTCTCTCCGAAAGTCCTCGATTCATTCCGGGCAAGACGGATGGTTTGCATAGTCAGTGTACTTCCACCACTGATAATACGTTTGTGCTTGGTGTTCTGATAGATAGCTCTTCCGACAGACAACGGATTGACACCCCAATGGTGATAGAAATGCTTGTCTTCAAATGTTATGAGACATTGTTTGATTTTCTCCGGTGTTGTCTCGCGTGGGGGAAACCGCCACTGCCCGTCGGAAGCAATGCGTGCTCCCAGCAATTCATCGTTACGGTCGGTGACGACAGTAGAATAGGGGACATGAAACAGTTGCCGGGGAAGACAAAATATATATCCAATCAGCAGGAAAGTAAGGATGCCAAGCATTACTTTCCTGAATACAGATAATCGTTTGAAGAATTTATAGATAGAAATCATTGAGTGGCAAAAGTTAGGATATATATTTATGACGAATGATTAGGCACGGATTACACGGATTTCACGGTTCTACTCGTTAACTAGAACCGTGAAATCCGTGTAATCCGTGCCTGAAATTTACTTGCTCACCGTCGTTCTTCCCGCTTTGCTTCGTGCCTGCACGGTTGCGTCATACATGGCTTCGCATTGAATAGCCGGAAGGATAAAGTTACCTGCATAAGTGGCTTGCAGCCTGACTGTAAACACTTTCGTTTCTCCACGGCGTAGATTGAAATAAGTCAATACACGGTCGTCGCGAATATCCTGATAGGAATACTTGCTGACTGAGTTTCTTGGAGTGCTGGTTGCACTGGCGGCGTTCTCTGTATCAGCAACCAACATTCGTTCATTGTATATCTCCCATCCGGACGGTATGATATGCGTCAGTGCCAGGTTGATATAGTCCGAAGTGCCACTGATATTGGATATGGCGGCAATAGCGATAAAATCAGTACCTTGCCTGATATCATCTATTGATATAGGCGTACCGTTCATGTCTGCATATCTTATATCCATCCGGATATTGTCCGAAATAGCCGGTAGCGTATCATTCAGCAACTGTGTACGTGTGATAATATCTACGCCCAGTGCTCCCTTGCCTTGATTCTTTATCGAAATTGTACCGGATTTCGGGGAAGTGGAAATCTCTTTCTCAAATACAGCCTTGGCAGATTTTACCGCAGGTTGTTGTTTGCCGTTCCATGTCCATGTGAAATCCAATGTACCTGATAACTTTTCAGCCAACCGTCCCATTGCCATAAGGGCGAAGGCGGTGGATTGAGTGCTGAACCAGTTCTCTTGTGATAGATTCCGTGAGACTTTCTTCGCCTGTTGAAGCGCATCCCGTTCGCGGTTCATCAGAATCAATGTTTCCAGAATCATCGCTTCATCCCGGTCGGATGAACCGTAAATCAGATTCATCGAAGAATAGGGGATAACGGTAGTCTCGGCATTGTACACTAGTTCCTCGGCAGGTTTCATCTTGCCTGTTAAAGCATAGGCGGCTGCCAGTCTCCATTTTGCCTGGATAGACAATCCTTGTTGCTCTTTCATCCTGTTCATTGCTCCGTATTCCGGTGCACCTGCCAATGCCAAAGTATATAGGCGGAAAGCCTGCATCAATTCCGACTGCCATTGTTGCCAGCCACTTGCATCCTGCGGCATGCGCCAGTTTTGAGCCGCCGCACGTTGGAAACGTTTCCACTTATTCAATACATTGGAGTGAACGGCATAGCCTTTCTCTTGTGCCAGCGTGAGAAACATTCCTGTATATGAACTAATCCATTCGTCTGCAACGGCATTTCCCGGCCAATAGATAAATCCGCCGTTCGGAAGTTGGCGGGCATAAATCTGACGGATGGCTTCCTGCACATTTGTTTTTATTTTCTCTGCTTCCTGCTCGTCCACCGCTTTGAATTGGGAGACGAATAAGAGTGGCAGGGCTTTGGAAGTCAACTGCTCCGTGCAATGGTGCTGGTAGTTGTACAAGAAGTCGAATCGACGGCTGATGTCTACCGATGGAATACGGGAAACTTCCAGTTGGATATGATTATCGTCGGAAGAGCCGGCAAGGCTGTATGACAGTTCCCCGCTCTGTCCGCTCTCTACCCATTGGCTGTTGCGTAATGTCACAATCGGGTTCGGGTTGCGTACTTCTATTTCAATGGTTTCTTTCGTCTGCTGTCCGCCGCCGCTTGCTGTAAGATGGATGGTTGCTTTTCCCGTCTTGCTGCCCGTCTTTAATGTAAAGAAAGCAAGTTGGTCGCCCGGCTGATTGAAGGTCAGTGACTGTTGCGGAGAACCGACAATCTGAACACCGCCACCGGTAGCCTGGATAGATACTGTAACATTCTTCACCTGATTTTCCATGGCAAAGATATTTACCGGAACGGTAATCTCCTCTTGAATACTAAGTACGCGCGGTAAAGTAGACAGCAGCATTAACGGTGTCCGTACATAAGACGTCTTTTCCGCATTGCCATAAGCTCCGTCCTGTCCTGCCACTACCATGGCACGTACCGAACCTACATACATCGGCAACTTCAACGTATGTGTCTCGTGCTTGCCTTTGCCCAAATAGAAAGGCCCTATGAATTTAACAACCGGTTTGAAACGGTTCGCTTTGGCATCCGCCGGCTTCAATGAAGCGTCGCCACCTGTACTGAATAGAGAACTGTAACTTCCTGCGGAAGCTCCCAATACATTATCATACATATCCCATGTCCGGATGCCGAGTGCTTCACGTGAATAGAAGTCGTTCCAGGGGTCGGGAGTTTTGAAGTTCGTTAAATCCAGCAAACCGTCGTCCACGATAGCCAATGTATAAGTCATCGGCTTCCCGCTCTTTTCGCTGACGGTGACATTGAAACTCGTTTCCGGTCGCAACACTTCCGGCATCTGTATCTGCGGTTGCAGTATAGTCTGGTTGTTAGTCACGAATACCGGGACAACACCATACATACGAATCGGCAAGTCATTGACCGTTTGTGCATGAGGTTGCAACAGGCTGATGTGCAAATATACGTTCGGTGCCATTTCCGGCGTAACCTTAAAGCTATATTTCGTATCTCCCTGATTGGATACCTCTATCCATTCCTGTTTAAGTACCGTCGAACCGTTTTCGATGGATACCAACGCACGACCACCGGCTGCTGCGGGGATAATGGCTGTAGCTGTTTCGCCTATTTCGTAAGAATCCTTATTCAGTGAGAATGCAAGCATTTTGATACCGCTGGGGTCAGATTTGCTTGAACGTCCTCTCCAATCCGGCCAGTCTACATAGATTGTACCACCGGTGGCGTGTCCGCTCTCTTTATCTTTCACATATACGAGATAACGTCCCCAACTCGGATAATCGACACGGAACTTGAAGGAAGCCTTTCCACCGTTGGTTTGCAGGTTTCCACTGGCTACCGGAGTGATGGAACTGCTGTTTATATATGAGCTGAAAGATTCGTCACTGTTCTCCCACCACCAGCTCCAACTGATACGGTATATTTTATATTCCAAATTCGAACGGCTTACCGGTTTTCCTTCAGGATTTACAGTAACAACGTCAAATACATGGTCTTTATCCGTTTCAATGTATTTCCCTTTCGGCTGATTCAGGTTGATACCCACATACGATGTGAACGGTGAGAAAGGAACGCTTTGTGTGTATATGCTCGCGTCTCCGCCCGGTTCAAATACACGGGTAATGAAAGAAGCGTTCAACATACCCGGCGCATTGGTTGCCACCGGTAGTTTCAGAGTAACTCCCGCTCTTCCTTCCGCATCGAGCACACCATCGAATACATCCGTTTTGATGGTTGAGAAATCCGTAGCCGGATTATTGAAGATATATTGTCCGTAGTTCTTGAATTGTGTGTTAACTCTGGACAATGACATTTCTACTTTGGTTTTCAGGCGTGAAGCGGTTGCTCCTGTCAACCATGCGGAAGTAAGCGGAGCATAAAATTCTTTGTCCGTTGCCTGAAGTACTCTGGGCAGTGCCAGTGTTATTTTGAGCCGGTTAGGCTTTATCGTTTCAATGCGCAACCCTTTATGGAAAGTAGTTCCGCCTACTTTTACGTATGCATTCCAAAGTCCGGTGGGGTCATCGGCTTGAGTCGGGACATCAAAGGTGTAGAAGCCGTTCATTCCCTGTGTCGAAATCATCTTGGTATAGAACTGTCCTTTCGGATTGTAAATCTCCAGTGCTACCGGATGCTTGTCCGGTATTCTTTTTTCACGGTCTTCCAGGATGAAGGATATATGCAAGGTATCTCCCGGTCGCCATACACCTCTTTCACCGTATATAAATCCCTTCAACCCTTTCTGAATATCTTTTCCGCCCACATCGAACCGGCTGACGGACTGTTCTTCTCCGTCTACCACACGTACATAAGCTTTTTGCTTGTCCGATTCTGCCACGACAATAAAAGGTGCGCCTTTCGGAGCGATTTCTGCCAGGCCTTCTCCGTTTGTTTCCCCTTTGCCTATCACTTGCAACTGGAAGTTGTAAACGGTGACTTGTGCTTTTCCGACCGGTTTGGTATCCAAAATATTGCTGACTGCAATCCATAAATTATTCAGGGAGTTTTTCTTCACTATCATTCCCAAATTGGAAGCAAAGACATTGCAGGATGCTGTCCGGTTCGACTCCATATAGTAAGATGGATGGCAAGGATTATCCCGCTCTCTCCATCGGTACAAGCTCCAGTCCATTGTTGCACCGTAATAGTAATAATAAGCTTCGGGAACATTCCACATTGCTTCATCTTCTTCCGATAAAACACTTCCGCTGACTTTTGTCAAACCATCGGAAGCACTGTCGGCAAACTTCATTTCCTGATTATCATTTCCACCGCAAGGATAAGCCGAATACTCTTGCCGGAAAGATAAAACAACCCGGTAGATAGCACCCGGCTCCTGATGAATCAGTCCGGCAAGGTCTATCGAGTAATCTTCCCAACGGTGAACGTCTTTGGATGAATCTTTGCCCAGCCACAATGTTTTCTTATAAACCAATCGTCCCGAACGGCGCAACTCATTGGCAGAAGCCAGTGAATTGCTCTGCATGAACATCAATACATTATTCTCGAAAATACGGATCACGCTCAAATCCACCGCATACAGATTGACAGCCCGGAACGGGATAATCAGGCTTTTCGAATCGGGGAGAATGGCAGCCGAAGTAGACATTTCTACTTGTGGCTTCAGATTCAGTTCACTGAACGAGATAGAATGTGAAGTTCCTAAAGTCTGATCCTGATTGCTTTTTACTCCTTCATGGATATTTAAAGTCAGTTTATTAACCTTGTTCGTTTCGAAATAGATAAATACTTTGTTGTCCTTAATTTGAGTGATAGAGGAAGATACTTCCGGTATCTCAATCAGTCCTTTCAAGTCTTGTGTGTTGGATACAGGAGTGGAGAATACGATTTCAATCCCATTCTCCGGTTGGTCAATGCGTTCGGCAGTCAGAAAGCGGAAACTGTCTTTTGCCGGAATTAGAATCTCTTCGCTTTGTGTCCGGTCGATCCGTGCGGGTTTCCCGTTTGCCTTTATCTCCAGTTGGTAATCTTCCGTCTCTCGTGGAATCCGGTTGATATTGAATTCATAACGGGTGGAGTTGTCGGTGGAAGTAACTTCTACCGGATAGTTTTTGCTTTTCCCATTGCCGGCTGTCAGCATTTTCTCCACCTCTTCTTTCTTCACTACATCACTGAAACGTATTTCTCCTTTTATGCTTACTTCATCGGGTTGGGTAGCTGTGATCGTTACAGGTTCTGTATGGATAGTAAAGTTACGCTCCTGCACCCGGAATGAGAAGTTGAACTCCTTCAGCTGCTTATCGACTTCAATAAAATCTCCGAGTTGGAAAGTCCCCTCATAAAATGCTCCCGGTTTCAGTGTACCTTCTTCCGGAACAAATTCAATGGTATTATTGCTGACCCAATATGCTTTTCCTTTCAATGAGGGCGAGAAACTGAACGGATTATCTTTCAATTCATTGTTCATATCCACCATTGGCTGGTCGTGCGTCAGTTCGATGCGTATGGTCGAGCCTTGTGAAATAACTCCACCTGTATAAGCGTTAACGTATGGCGCATATTCTGCGGAAGGGATAATGTCTTTTTGACTGTGCGTACATGCGGAAAAACTCACAATCATCATTAAAAAGAAGAATAATCCGGTAGCAATGCTGCTACATCTAGTTTTAATTTGTCCCATAGCGAAGAAGTTTTATAATTCAATGAACAAATATACTGTTTTTATGATAGATTCTTTTCAAATCTACTTATTTTTGTACGCTCTAATAAGATTGTTTATGGGAAAAAAGAAAGAATACAAAGAAGCTAACCGCCGATTCCTGAAAAAATTGGCTTTTCAAGAAGGTGTTTCCGCATTGCCGGGTGGTATCTATTATAAAGTTTTGGAGACTGGTGAAGGTACGATTTCTCCGGGTGCGCGGAGTATTGTCACCGTGCATTATACGGGAAGTCTGATTGACGGCCGGATATTTGATAATTCTTATGAGCGCAATTGTCCGGATGCCTTGCGTCTTAGTGATGTGATAGAAGGTTGGCAGGTGGCACTTCAAAAAATGCACGTTGGTGATAAATGGATCATTTATATACCTTATACACTGGGATACGGTAATAAAAATACTGATTCTATACCGGCTTACTCAACATTGGTATTCGAAGTGGAACTATTGGCTGTTGCATAAAGGCAGGGCTTTTGATTGTCAGAGACAAGGATATCTTTCTTTCAGCTTTTTCAAAAAGGTTTTGCTTACTTGCAGAGTTTCTGAGTTGCTGAAGGGAGAAAGTAATAGACAGTTGTTATCTTCAATTGATGACAGATAAGTAATATTGATAATATAAGACTGGCTAATCTGAACCAAACAAGGATGCAAGTTCAGTATTTTCTGTGAGTTTGTATTTCTCTTTAATAGTAAGGTGTGCTTATTATACAATACAACTTCCCACAATTTACTTTTGGAGTTATAGCGGAAGTAACCGATTTCTTCTAAATGAACCAGTTGCAAATTTCCGGTAATAGTAGTGTATAAGAAAATGTTCTCTTGATTTTTTTCGACGATTGTATGATTACAATGCTCGGTGTGTGTCTCTTTATTGTCCATGTGATTTACTTGTCTATACAGCTTATGTCATATTTACTTTCAGTCAAAAGTAGTGCATTACTCTTAATTGTAAAAATAAAAAGTGTCTCATTCCCGAAATGAGACACTTTTACATAGTAGTATTGATAGTATTTAAAATGAGTTTTTATCCTTCATTATTCTGATTTTCAAGGAACTTACTGGGTGATACACCATACTTGTCGGAAAAGTTCCGATAGAAAGTTGCCCGCGAACTAAACCCGGATGCGAACATTAATTCTTTCATGCTTTTTCCCGGATTCTCGACTGCTAACCGTCTGAAATATTCCAGGCGGTTACAATTTATATATTCCCGGAAGCCGCTAAACCCCTGACTTTTTATTGCCATCGAAATATCATGCTCCTTTTCGTTTAAGGATTTTGCTAAATCTTTCATGTTATACAGTTGATCTGTATAAGGATGCTTTTCTTTAAGATAGGTTTCAATTGTTGAGAAGAGTGGGAGAGGCTGAGGT
The DNA window shown above is from Bacteroides faecium and carries:
- the pbpC gene encoding penicillin-binding protein 1C, with the protein product MISIYKFFKRLSVFRKVMLGILTFLLIGYIFCLPRQLFHVPYSTVVTDRNDELLGARIASDGQWRFPPRETTPEKIKQCLITFEDKHFYHHWGVNPLSVGRAIYQNTKHKRIISGGSTLTMQTIRLARNESRTFGEKVIEMIWATRLEFRASKEEILSMYVSHAPFGGNVVGLDAAAWRYFGHSAEDLSWAESAMLAVLPNAPAMIHLSKGRKMLLSKRNRLLKQLLEKKIIDSSTYELAITEPLPDEPHPLPQIAPHLVSRFYKERNGQYTRSTIDRGMQTHIEELAERWSNEFNRSDIRNLAVLVIDIPANQVIAYCGNVHFDRKQGGNQVDVIQAPRSTGSILKPFLYYAMLQEGSLLPDMLLPDIPININGFTPQNFSMQYEGAVPASEALARSLNIPAVTMLQKYGVPKFHNFLQQTGFKTITRSSSHYGLSLILGGAEATLWNVTNAYAQMGQSLIPHPDSKLSEKKESVMIMAKGEEKEEENETIQKGTQKNFIWDKGAVWQTFDALKEVNRPEEIDWKSIPSMQTIAWKTGTSYGFRDAWAVGVTPRYAVGVWVGNATGEGKPGLVGAQTAGPVLFDIFNYLPASSWFERPTGVFVDAEVCRQSGHLKGRFCEETDTILILPAGLRTDACPYHHLITLSADEKHRVYENCANTEPTLQKSWFTLPPVWEWYYKQHHPEYSPLPPFKAGCGEDTFQPMQFIYPPINAHIKLPKQLDGSKGFMTVELAHNDPNATLFWHLDDTYLTQTQDFHKISLQPAPGKHSLTAVDGEGNTVSTTFFIE
- a CDS encoding FKBP-type peptidyl-prolyl cis-trans isomerase, producing the protein MGKKKEYKEANRRFLKKLAFQEGVSALPGGIYYKVLETGEGTISPGARSIVTVHYTGSLIDGRIFDNSYERNCPDALRLSDVIEGWQVALQKMHVGDKWIIYIPYTLGYGNKNTDSIPAYSTLVFEVELLAVA
- a CDS encoding LytTR family DNA-binding domain-containing protein; amino-acid sequence: MDNKETHTEHCNHTIVEKNQENIFLYTTITGNLQLVHLEEIGYFRYNSKSKLWEVVLYNKHTLLLKRNTNSQKILNLHPCLVQISQSYIINITYLSSIEDNNCLLLSPFSNSETLQVSKTFLKKLKERYPCL
- a CDS encoding MFS transporter, which codes for MKQPLKENGGLPASILWTLAIVAGISVANIYYVQPLLNMIRHELGISEFRTNLIAMVTQIGYAAGLLFITPLGDLCQRKKIILANFTVLIFSLLTIALTHNIHLILVASFLTGACSMIPQIFIPIAAQFSRPEHKGRNVGIVLSGLLTGILASRVVSGFVGELFGWREMYYIAAGMMLVCAIIVLKVLPDIQTNFKGKYSDLMKSLVALVKEFPQLRIYSIRAALNFGSLLAMWSCLAFKMGQAPFFANSDVIGLLGLCGVAGALTASFVGRYVKQVGVRRFNFIGCGLILFAWLLLYVGESTYIGIIAGIIIIDIGMQCIQLSNQTSIFELSPRASNRINTVFMTTYFIGGSMGTFLAGSFWHLYGWHGVIGVGVILTVISLLITLFYKK
- a CDS encoding alpha-2-macroglobulin family protein produces the protein MGQIKTRCSSIATGLFFFLMMIVSFSACTHSQKDIIPSAEYAPYVNAYTGGVISQGSTIRIELTHDQPMVDMNNELKDNPFSFSPSLKGKAYWVSNNTIEFVPEEGTLKPGAFYEGTFQLGDFIEVDKQLKEFNFSFRVQERNFTIHTEPVTITATQPDEVSIKGEIRFSDVVKKEEVEKMLTAGNGKSKNYPVEVTSTDNSTRYEFNINRIPRETEDYQLEIKANGKPARIDRTQSEEILIPAKDSFRFLTAERIDQPENGIEIVFSTPVSNTQDLKGLIEIPEVSSSITQIKDNKVFIYFETNKVNKLTLNIHEGVKSNQDQTLGTSHSISFSELNLKPQVEMSTSAAILPDSKSLIIPFRAVNLYAVDLSVIRIFENNVLMFMQSNSLASANELRRSGRLVYKKTLWLGKDSSKDVHRWEDYSIDLAGLIHQEPGAIYRVVLSFRQEYSAYPCGGNDNQEMKFADSASDGLTKVSGSVLSEEDEAMWNVPEAYYYYYGATMDWSLYRWRERDNPCHPSYYMESNRTASCNVFASNLGMIVKKNSLNNLWIAVSNILDTKPVGKAQVTVYNFQLQVIGKGETNGEGLAEIAPKGAPFIVVAESDKQKAYVRVVDGEEQSVSRFDVGGKDIQKGLKGFIYGERGVWRPGDTLHISFILEDREKRIPDKHPVALEIYNPKGQFYTKMISTQGMNGFYTFDVPTQADDPTGLWNAYVKVGGTTFHKGLRIETIKPNRLKITLALPRVLQATDKEFYAPLTSAWLTGATASRLKTKVEMSLSRVNTQFKNYGQYIFNNPATDFSTIKTDVFDGVLDAEGRAGVTLKLPVATNAPGMLNASFITRVFEPGGDASIYTQSVPFSPFTSYVGINLNQPKGKYIETDKDHVFDVVTVNPEGKPVSRSNLEYKIYRISWSWWWENSDESFSSYINSSSITPVASGNLQTNGGKASFKFRVDYPSWGRYLVYVKDKESGHATGGTIYVDWPDWRGRSSKSDPSGIKMLAFSLNKDSYEIGETATAIIPAAAGGRALVSIENGSTVLKQEWIEVSNQGDTKYSFKVTPEMAPNVYLHISLLQPHAQTVNDLPIRMYGVVPVFVTNNQTILQPQIQMPEVLRPETSFNVTVSEKSGKPMTYTLAIVDDGLLDLTNFKTPDPWNDFYSREALGIRTWDMYDNVLGASAGSYSSLFSTGGDASLKPADAKANRFKPVVKFIGPFYLGKGKHETHTLKLPMYVGSVRAMVVAGQDGAYGNAEKTSYVRTPLMLLSTLPRVLSIQEEITVPVNIFAMENQVKNVTVSIQATGGGVQIVGSPQQSLTFNQPGDQLAFFTLKTGSKTGKATIHLTASGGGQQTKETIEIEVRNPNPIVTLRNSQWVESGQSGELSYSLAGSSDDNHIQLEVSRIPSVDISRRFDFLYNYQHHCTEQLTSKALPLLFVSQFKAVDEQEAEKIKTNVQEAIRQIYARQLPNGGFIYWPGNAVADEWISSYTGMFLTLAQEKGYAVHSNVLNKWKRFQRAAAQNWRMPQDASGWQQWQSELMQAFRLYTLALAGAPEYGAMNRMKEQQGLSIQAKWRLAAAYALTGKMKPAEELVYNAETTVIPYSSMNLIYGSSDRDEAMILETLILMNRERDALQQAKKVSRNLSQENWFSTQSTAFALMAMGRLAEKLSGTLDFTWTWNGKQQPAVKSAKAVFEKEISTSPKSGTISIKNQGKGALGVDIITRTQLLNDTLPAISDNIRMDIRYADMNGTPISIDDIRQGTDFIAIAAISNISGTSDYINLALTHIIPSGWEIYNERMLVADTENAASATSTPRNSVSKYSYQDIRDDRVLTYFNLRRGETKVFTVRLQATYAGNFILPAIQCEAMYDATVQARSKAGRTTVSK